The DNA region ATCTGTTTCATTAAGTTTTCCTATTTCTTTAAGGCCTTCTTTTCCATAAAATATTTCGATATTGTTAAATTCGTTTTTCAAAAATTTATATCCTTCTTCTGTTCCTATTGCTACATATTTAGGTTTAAATTCTTTTATTTGTTTTGCTAAAAATTTATAATTACTATTAGCTGTTAAAGCTATTACATTAAACTCATTTTTCAATTCTCGTATAATTTCTAATGCATTTGTTCCTATACTTCCTGTAGATCCTAAAATAGATATATTTTTCATTTTTTCTCTTCCTCTCTCTAAAATAATTATAGAAAAATAAAAGACCCAAAAGTCTTTTATCATTAAAGTTGAATATAAAATGATTCTTTTGAGTCAATATATTTAATAGTTTATACTATAAAAAATTTTATATAATAATACATAAGTGGTAATACAAATATTAAGCTATCATACCTATCTAAGATACCTCCATGTTCTCCTAATATATGTCCCGAATCTTTTATTTCATATTCTCTTTTAAAAATTGATTCTACTAAATCTCCAATTTGACCAAAAAATGAAACTATTACTGGTATTATAATTAAATGTATTATTTTTATACCATCAAAAAATACTATATTTATTAAAAACATTGTAATAATCGTAAAAATAATAGAACCTATAGAACCTTCAATAGACTTTTTAGGACTTATTACACTTAATCCCTTTTTAAAAAATTTTCTTCCAATATTCATACCTACAATATATGCAAAAGTATCTGATATCCATACTAAGGTTTGTATTGTTATTAACCATAATTTCCCTTCTACTAAGAAGCTTATCGCTAATATATGTGAAAACATAAATGATACATATATTACTGGTAATAATGTATTCATAAAATATTCACTTGTATTTTGTATTTGATTTCTCAAAACTCTATAAGTTAATAATATAATTATTCCCACAACAAATAAGGCAGTTCCATGTTTAAAATTTATATATCCCATTTTTTGTAAATAATATCCATTTGGTATTATTAAACCAAAAAAATATCCTAAATATTTATTATATTTTTTATTTCCATAAGATAGCATTTTATAAAACTCAGACATTCCAAAAATTATAACTAAATTAGTAAAAATAAGTAATGGAATTCCCCCTAAATAATATATGAGCAATGTCAAAATAACTAATACAATAGCTATTATTATCCTATTTATCATTAGATAATCCTCCAAATCTTCGTTCTCTTTTCATATAATCTAAAATAGCTATTCTAAATTCTTTTATACTAAAATCAGGCCATAGTGTATTAGTTATATAAAACTCAGAATATGCTATCTCCCATAATAAAAAATTACTTATTCTAAATTCACCACTTGTTCTTATAACTAATTCTGGATCAGGAAGTTCAGGACCACCATAAAGTTTTTTTTGGATGTCCTCTTCTGTTATCTTTTCTTTTTTTTCTAATAATAATTTATTTACAGCATCTATTATTTCTTGTCTTCCACCATAATTAAATGCAATATTAAGTGTTATACCATCATTTTTATCTAAAAATTCCACTGTCTCATCCATTAATTTTAATACATCTTTAGATACATTATCTCTTCTACCTAAAAATTTTAATTTTACATTATTTTTATTTAAATCTTTTCTTTCTTTTTTTAAATATTCTTTTAATAAAAACATAAGTCCTTTTACTTCATCTTCAGGTCTTTTCCAATTTTCAGTTGAAAATGCATATAAAGTAAGATATTTTATTCCTAATTCTTTTGCTTCAATTAATATATTTTTTATTACTTTCATACCTGCCTTATGTCCAAAAATCCTTGGTTGTCCTTTAGATTTTGCCCATCTTCCATTCCCATCCATTATTATAGCTATATGTTTTGGTACTTTTTTATTCATTTATCCTCACCTAGTCTTTTTTATTTCACTAGCTATTTTACCATAATTATATTATTTTTTCTACTATAATTAATTTTTAATAACTTTAAAATAAATAGTTTCAAAAAAAATAAAGCTGTTGAATTACTCAACAGCTTTATTTTAAAATTTTATTTTACTAATTCTATTATAGCTAATTCCGCTGAATCTCCTCTTCTTACACCAGTTTTTAATATTCTAGTGTAACCTCCGTTTCTTTCAGCATATTTTGGAGCTATATCAGAAAATAATTTAGCAACTACAGCATCATCTCTTAAAAATGCAAATGCTCTTCTTCTTGCTGCTAAATCTCCTTTTTTTCCTAAAGTAATCATTCTTTCAGCAAATTTTCTCAATTCTTTTGCTCTTGTTACAGTAGTTTCTATTCTCTCTTCTCTAAGTAAAGAAATAGTTAGATTCATCATCATAGCTTTTCTATGATCAGCTCTTCTACCTAATTTTCTATATGACATATTATGACGCATTTAAAGCCTAACCTCCTCTTTCACTAATCTGCAGAATTAGCAGTTAGATCATAACCTAATTCTTTCATTTTTTCGATTATTTCATCTAAAGATTTTCTTCCAAGATTTTTTATTTTTAATAATTCATTTAATCCTAAGTTAGATAATTCTCCAACTGATTCAATTCCTGCTTTTTTTAAACAGTTATATGATCTAACAGTTAAATCTAACTCATCTATTTTCATATTTATTCTTTCATCTATTTCTTCTTCTACTACATCTTCTTCTATATCTATAGGCTCTCTTAAATGCTCCATTTTATTTCCAATATCAAGTAAAGAATTAAAATGCATCTCTAAAAGCTCTACAGCATAAGATATAGCATCTTTTGTATCTACACTTCCATCAGTTTCAACAGTAAGTGTTAATTTATCAAAGTCAGTCATTCTACCAACCATTGTATCTTCAATTTTATAACTTACTTTTCTAATAGGAGTATAAATAGCATCAACTGCTATATAATCTATAGGCCATCCTGTTCTATCAATATCCTCTGCTACTACAAAGCCTTCTCCAGTATCAACTAAAAATTCTATGTTTAATTCTCTATCAGTAGTAATAGTAGCTATCACTTGATCAGGATTAATTATTTCGATTTCAGGATCAGGCAAAATATCCGCTCCAGTTACTACTTTTGGTCCTTTTACATTAAGAACCATTCTTTTTTCACCTGGAGTGTCAGTTTTTATTACTAACTCTTTTATATTTAAAATAATATCTGTTACAGCTTCTTTAATTCCATCAACAGCTGAAAACTCATTTAATACTCCATCAATTCTAACAGCTTTTACTGCAGAACCAGGAATAGATGATAATAACACTCTTCTAAGTGCATTACCTACTGTGTTTCCATATCCTCTATATAATGGTTCTACAACATATTTTGTTATAAATTTATTTTCAACTATTTCTGTAACATTAATATTATTTGCTATTTTTTCTATTTTTAACATATCTTCAACTCCCTTTGGATTTTAAAAGGATAGAACACTAGCTTATTATCTAGAGTAAAATTCAACTATTAACGCTTCATTGATTTCAAAATCTAAAGCATCTCTATTAGGATTTTGTAATACTTTTCCTGCAAAATTAGCTTTGTCTAAATCTAACCATGAAGGTACTCTTACTGCTTCTACTGCTTCTTTTACAAACTCAATGTTTCTTGAAGCTTCAGAAAGAGATACAACATCTCCAACTTTTACTCTATATGAAGCAATATTTACTTTTCTTCCATTTACTAAAACATGACCATGAGAAACTATTTGTCTAGCTTGTCTTCTAGTTTTAGCAAATCCTAATCTAAATACTACATTATCTAATCTTCTTTCTAAATATTGAAGTAATAATTCACCTGTTACTC from Hypnocyclicus thermotrophus includes:
- a CDS encoding isoprenyl transferase, which translates into the protein MNKKVPKHIAIIMDGNGRWAKSKGQPRIFGHKAGMKVIKNILIEAKELGIKYLTLYAFSTENWKRPEDEVKGLMFLLKEYLKKERKDLNKNNVKLKFLGRRDNVSKDVLKLMDETVEFLDKNDGITLNIAFNYGGRQEIIDAVNKLLLEKKEKITEEDIQKKLYGGPELPDPELVIRTSGEFRISNFLLWEIAYSEFYITNTLWPDFSIKEFRIAILDYMKRERRFGGLSNDK
- a CDS encoding DNA-directed RNA polymerase subunit alpha, coding for MLKIEKIANNINVTEIVENKFITKYVVEPLYRGYGNTVGNALRRVLLSSIPGSAVKAVRIDGVLNEFSAVDGIKEAVTDIILNIKELVIKTDTPGEKRMVLNVKGPKVVTGADILPDPEIEIINPDQVIATITTDRELNIEFLVDTGEGFVVAEDIDRTGWPIDYIAVDAIYTPIRKVSYKIEDTMVGRMTDFDKLTLTVETDGSVDTKDAISYAVELLEMHFNSLLDIGNKMEHLREPIDIEEDVVEEEIDERINMKIDELDLTVRSYNCLKKAGIESVGELSNLGLNELLKIKNLGRKSLDEIIEKMKELGYDLTANSAD
- a CDS encoding phosphatidate cytidylyltransferase: MINRIIIAIVLVILTLLIYYLGGIPLLIFTNLVIIFGMSEFYKMLSYGNKKYNKYLGYFFGLIIPNGYYLQKMGYINFKHGTALFVVGIIILLTYRVLRNQIQNTSEYFMNTLLPVIYVSFMFSHILAISFLVEGKLWLITIQTLVWISDTFAYIVGMNIGRKFFKKGLSVISPKKSIEGSIGSIIFTIITMFLINIVFFDGIKIIHLIIIPVIVSFFGQIGDLVESIFKREYEIKDSGHILGEHGGILDRYDSLIFVLPLMYYYIKFFIV
- the rpsD gene encoding 30S ribosomal protein S4 encodes the protein MARNRQPIIKRCRALGIDPIVLGVNKKSNRGPRPNANQKPTEYAVQLREKQKAKFIYGVMEKQFYKLYKEATRREGVTGELLLQYLERRLDNVVFRLGFAKTRRQARQIVSHGHVLVNGRKVNIASYRVKVGDVVSLSEASRNIEFVKEAVEAVRVPSWLDLDKANFAGKVLQNPNRDALDFEINEALIVEFYSR
- the rplQ gene encoding 50S ribosomal protein L17, translating into MRHNMSYRKLGRRADHRKAMMMNLTISLLREERIETTVTRAKELRKFAERMITLGKKGDLAARRRAFAFLRDDAVVAKLFSDIAPKYAERNGGYTRILKTGVRRGDSAELAIIELVK